The nucleotide sequence CGCAGCGCGCTTCCAGCCCCACGTGTCCCTGGGCCTGGATCACGCAGACGGGGTGCCTGAAGTTTTCTGCAGCCAGCTTTTCACCCACCGCCTGGCCTGCGAGCTCCTCGTTGGAGCCGAAGTGCGTGAAGGCCCCGAGTTCCTTGGAGACGGACTCGCCCGCGTTCAGGCTCACGATGGGGATTCCGGCGTCAGAGGCCTTCTTGAGGGAATCCTTCAACGCACCGGGCGTGGCCAGGGTGACTGCGATCCCGTCGACTTTTTGGTCCACCGCCTGCTGGATCAGCTGCGCCTGCCGGCCGGCCTCGGGATCGTTCGTGTAGAGCAGCTCCACGTTGTCCTTGGCGGCGGCCTCCTCGGCGCCCTTCCGGACCGTGTCCCAGAAGGTGTCACCCGCCGGAGCATGCGTGATCAGGGCGATCTTCATGCGCGGCGTTGATGCCGCCTGGCCGCCGCCTCCGTTGTTGGCTTCCGGTGTCCTTCCACCCTGGCTGGAGCATGCCGTCAGGGCCAGCATCGGGACCGCAACTGCGGCGACCGCAGCGCGGCGCCAAAAAAACTTCTTCACTGGTGATCTCCTTCGATCCCATTCAGGTGTGAGCGAGCGCACTTGGAGCGCTCCATAAAGTGACAATAAGAGCAGGACTTTGTCCTGTCAATAGTGCTATTCCGGCGGTGGGCGCCGCTAGCGCTGGTAAACGCCGGTCAGTGTGGCCGTACCCAGCAGGTGCCGGGCAAGTTCGGAACCCAGGGCTGCAGGCTTGGCGCCTGCCCCGCCCGGCAGCTCCTCGACGTCCAGCGCGTAGACGGTGAAGATGTAGCGGTGCCGTCCGTGCCCGGGCGGCGGGGCCGCCCCCAGATAGCCGCGGAAGTCGCCGTCGTTCTTCAGCTGCACAGCCCCGGCCGGGAGCTGCGGGCCGCCCTCGGCTCCGGCACCTTCCGCAAGCGAGGTGACGTCGGAGGGGATGTTGAGGACGGCCCAGTGCCAGAACCCGCCGGCGCCGGGAGCGTCGGGATCAAACACCGTGACGGCGTAGCTCCTCGTGCCGTCCGGTGCCCCGCTCCAGCTCAGCTGCGGTGACTCGTCGGCGCCGCCCGCGTGCATCCTGCCGCTCCGCTGCGGCGGCGGCAGGGTCTCGCCGTCCTGGAAGGACCGGCTGGTGAGCCCGAACGCGGGGACGTCCGGCAGGTTGGAAAACGGGCGCGGCGATGTCATGGCTGCTCCTCAGGTGGCGGGAACTTCAGGTGGTGGGAACTTCGGCTTCCTCTGCTGCTGCTTCGATGTGGTTGAGCTCCGCCCGGGTGGGCGGGTTGGCGCCGGGACGGGACACCGTCACGGCTGCGGCGCGGGAAGCGTGGGCCAACAGGGCGGCGAGCCCCTCGGCCGGCAGCTCCCGCAGGTCCGCGCGGTTCTGGGCCCCATCCAGGCCGCGGTCCACCACGCCTGAAAGCAGTGCGGCCATAAAGGAATCGCCGGCGCCCACGGTGTCCGCCACTTCCACGCGGGGCGCCGCAAACTCGGCCTCTCCTGCGGCGGTAATCCCCCACGGCCCGGCCGCGCCGCGCGTCACCACCACCATGGCCGGCCCCTCCGTGCCGCCCAGCGCCAGCCAGCGGCGTGCGGACTCCAGCGGGTCCACCC is from Arthrobacter sp. QXT-31 and encodes:
- a CDS encoding substrate-binding domain-containing protein gives rise to the protein MKKFFWRRAAVAAVAVPMLALTACSSQGGRTPEANNGGGGQAASTPRMKIALITHAPAGDTFWDTVRKGAEEAAAKDNVELLYTNDPEAGRQAQLIQQAVDQKVDGIAVTLATPGALKDSLKKASDAGIPIVSLNAGESVSKELGAFTHFGSNEELAGQAVGEKLAAENFRHPVCVIQAQGHVGLEARCAGVKSKVPGTEILYVNGADMTSVESTATAKLQAAKDADVIIGLGAPITLTLLKSVATAGSSAKVASFDLNKDLAQKIADGTVLFTVDQQPWLQGYGSVDALWQVKRGGFKLGGGQPVLTGPTIVDKSNAADVVKFSDQGIR
- a CDS encoding YbhB/YbcL family Raf kinase inhibitor-like protein, coding for MTSPRPFSNLPDVPAFGLTSRSFQDGETLPPPQRSGRMHAGGADESPQLSWSGAPDGTRSYAVTVFDPDAPGAGGFWHWAVLNIPSDVTSLAEGAGAEGGPQLPAGAVQLKNDGDFRGYLGAAPPPGHGRHRYIFTVYALDVEELPGGAGAKPAALGSELARHLLGTATLTGVYQR